A window of the Bradyrhizobium diazoefficiens genome harbors these coding sequences:
- a CDS encoding class II 3-deoxy-7-phosphoheptulonate synthase, translating to MSERWTPESWRSKPVLQVPDYPDAKALADVEAQLATFPPLVFAGEARNLKKALARVAAGDAFLLQGGDCAESFAEHGANNIRDFFRVLLQMAVVLTYAGAVPVVKVGRIAGQFAKPRSSPTEKVDGVELPSYRGDIVNDIAFTKEARVPDPQRQLMAYRQSAATLNLLRAFATGGFANLGSVHQWMLGFLKDSPQSRRYKELADRISDALNFMRACGLDLESHPELRATDFYTSHEALLLGYEQAMTRVDSTTGDWYATSGHMIWIGDRTRQLDHGHIEYFRGIKNPIGLKCGPSLKPEELLKLIDVLNPDNEPGRLTLINRFGSDKVADHLPGLIRAVKREGRVVVWSCDPMHGNTITSTSGYKTRPFDRVLSEVKSFFTIHAAEGTHAGGVHLEMTGQDVTECIGGARAITDEDLNDRYHTVCDPRLNAEQSIDMAFLVAELLKQERAGKVRPMPAAAGL from the coding sequence ATGTCCGAGCGGTGGACGCCCGAGTCCTGGCGCAGCAAGCCGGTGCTACAGGTGCCCGATTATCCCGACGCCAAGGCTTTGGCCGACGTCGAGGCGCAGCTTGCAACCTTTCCGCCGCTGGTGTTTGCCGGCGAGGCGCGCAATCTGAAGAAGGCGCTGGCCCGCGTTGCGGCCGGCGACGCCTTCCTGCTGCAGGGCGGCGATTGTGCCGAGAGCTTCGCCGAGCACGGCGCCAACAACATCCGCGACTTCTTCCGCGTGCTGCTCCAGATGGCGGTGGTGCTGACCTATGCCGGCGCGGTGCCGGTGGTGAAGGTCGGCCGCATCGCCGGCCAGTTTGCAAAGCCGCGGTCGTCGCCGACCGAGAAGGTCGACGGCGTCGAGCTGCCGAGCTATCGCGGCGACATCGTCAACGACATCGCCTTCACCAAGGAAGCGCGCGTGCCGGATCCGCAGCGTCAGCTAATGGCCTATCGCCAGTCGGCGGCGACGCTGAACCTGCTGCGCGCCTTCGCCACCGGTGGCTTTGCCAATCTCGGCAGCGTGCATCAGTGGATGCTCGGCTTCCTCAAGGATAGTCCGCAGTCCCGCCGCTACAAGGAATTGGCCGACCGCATCTCGGACGCGCTCAACTTCATGCGCGCCTGCGGCCTCGATCTCGAGAGCCATCCGGAGCTGCGCGCCACCGATTTCTACACCAGCCATGAGGCGCTGCTGCTCGGCTACGAGCAGGCCATGACCCGCGTCGATTCCACGACCGGCGACTGGTACGCGACCTCGGGCCACATGATCTGGATCGGCGACCGCACTCGCCAGCTCGATCACGGACACATCGAATATTTCCGCGGCATCAAGAACCCGATCGGCCTGAAGTGCGGCCCATCGCTCAAGCCCGAAGAGCTGTTGAAGCTGATCGACGTGCTTAACCCCGACAACGAGCCGGGCCGGCTGACGCTGATCAACCGTTTCGGCTCCGACAAGGTCGCCGACCATCTGCCGGGCCTGATCCGCGCCGTGAAGCGCGAGGGCAGGGTGGTGGTCTGGTCGTGCGATCCCATGCACGGCAACACCATCACTTCCACGTCTGGCTACAAGACGCGGCCGTTCGATCGCGTGCTGTCGGAGGTGAAGTCGTTCTTCACGATCCACGCGGCGGAAGGCACCCATGCCGGCGGCGTGCATCTGGAGATGACCGGCCAGGACGTCACCGAGTGCATCGGCGGCGCCCGCGCCATCACGGACGAGGATCTCAACGACCGCTACCACACGGTCTGCGACCCCCGCCTCAATGCCGAGCAATCCATCGACATGGCTTTCCTGGTCGCCGAACTGCTGAAGCAGGAACGCGCCGGCAAGGTCCGGCCGATGCCGGCGGCAGCGGGGCTCTAA
- a CDS encoding diacylglycerol kinase: MLRIWKATINSRNGLAFAFRSEQAIREEILALILSVPVAWFVAASATRAVELVCSVAFVLVVELLNTAIEKLADRLTMDHDKQIGRVKDMGSAAVGVALLMAGAYWIIAIIERLGFL; encoded by the coding sequence TTGCTGCGGATCTGGAAGGCCACGATCAACTCCCGCAACGGTCTGGCATTTGCGTTCCGCTCGGAACAGGCCATCCGCGAGGAGATCCTTGCGCTCATCCTGTCGGTGCCGGTGGCGTGGTTCGTCGCCGCCAGCGCGACGCGCGCGGTCGAGCTGGTCTGCTCGGTCGCCTTCGTGCTGGTGGTCGAGCTGCTCAACACCGCGATCGAGAAGCTCGCCGACCGCCTGACCATGGATCACGACAAGCAGATCGGGCGGGTCAAGGATATGGGCTCGGCCGCGGTCGGCGTTGCGCTGCTGATGGCCGGCGCGTACTGGATCATCGCGATCATCGAGCGTCTGGGATTCCTCTAG